In Crassostrea angulata isolate pt1a10 chromosome 6, ASM2561291v2, whole genome shotgun sequence, a genomic segment contains:
- the LOC128187328 gene encoding craniofacial development protein 1-like, with protein MSDEEDYSSSDDEDYVPSEGEVVSEEENSGDEEDLDALHKEADTENTKAGKRKRKTQKEFAARKRKGGIKLDGESEDLKESADEYNKVLTEEIKQEQVAKKEEQEKKKADDLWSSFLSDVGSRPKSKPATPSGSSVTTPSGSSLASLSKPIKSPDVPTSKKVTITKEFDFAGETVKITKDVDLNSEEGKKEMKKLAEEKKDPVKNPDTPGPAMFGRKSGGGLGSILSKIGKKDKISTLDKSKLDWETFKQEKGISEELQIHNRGKEGYIERLNFLSRADQRQFEIEKNIRLGLNSKR; from the exons ATGTCTGACGAAGAAGATTACAGTTCTAGCGACGATGAGGATTATGTACCTTCAG AGGGAGAAGTGGTGAGTGAGGAGGAAAATTCAGGGGACGAGGAAGATCTTGATGCACTTCATAAGGAGGCAGACACAGAGAATACAAAAGCAGGAAAAAGGAAACGAAAAACCCAAAAAGAATTTGCTGCAAG AAAGCGAAAAGGTGGTATTAAGCTTGATGGTGAATCTGAAGACCTAAAAGAATCTGCAGATGAATACAATAAAGTGTTgactgaagaaatcaaacagGAACAGGTGGCTAAAAAAGAAGAACAGGAGAAAAAGAAGGCAGATGACTTATGGTCAAGTTTTTTGTCAGATGTAGGAAGCAGACCCAAATCAAAACCAGCCACTCCAAGTGGAAGTTCTGTTACCACTCCAAGTGGGAGTTCTCTTGCCAGTTTATCCAAG cCAATAAAAAGTCCAGATGTGCCCACTTCCAAAAAAGTGACAATAACCAAAGAATTTGACTTTGCAGGAGAGACAGTGAA AATTACAAAAGATGTTGATTTGAACTCAGAAGAAgggaaaaaagaaatgaaaaaattgGCAGAGGAGAAGAAAGACCCAGTTAAAAATCCTGATACACCCGGTCCAGCAATGTT TGGAAGAAAATCAGGGGGAGGACTTGGAAGTATATTGAGTAAAATTGGGAAAAAAGACAAAATCAGTACTCTG GATAAATCCAAACTAGACTGGGAGACATTTAAGCAGGAGAAAGGAATCTCTGAGGAACTGCAAATCCACAACAGAGGAAAGGAAGG ATACATTGAGAGGTTGAATTTTCTGAGCAGAGCAGACCAAAGACAATTTGAAATTGAGAAAAATATACGACTTGGATTGAATAGCAAAAGGTGA